A part of Neoarius graeffei isolate fNeoGra1 chromosome 22, fNeoGra1.pri, whole genome shotgun sequence genomic DNA contains:
- the lrrc69 gene encoding LOW QUALITY PROTEIN: leucine-rich repeat-containing protein 69 (The sequence of the model RefSeq protein was modified relative to this genomic sequence to represent the inferred CDS: deleted 1 base in 1 codon) — MANDLVIQALKANAKSLNLSSRNITELSEGSEKLTGVLRIHLNNNCLWDCNGCFLYVEMGLTELNLGSNVFEEVPLVLKYLHSLKKLHLFRDQISRLHPEVLEGLSNLIVLNLSHNKIKIIPKAIKSLSSLERFSIADNQLEEIPAELGLVSKLTEMNVARNKLSEIPQELCKLTRLRKLSLARNSLRELPEGILGWKNLKMLDIAGNHLSKFPVDFHILELEELYFERNDLIRFELFTSTQEEEVLSLKVRAARFILKEHLNKSSTVSMASLLLPDIQTMLSQFGRCAVCFEPFLTTWLECMQFINLRKDIGMKNSQTIPVRVLLCSYSCFNKSSHSYYSVTKVKPEEVPSHTSVYNSCNTRLL, encoded by the exons ATGGCCAATGATTTGGTAATTCAAGCACTGAAAGCAAATGCAAAGTCCTTAAATTTGAGCTCAAGGAACATAACTGAGCTTTCTGAAGGTTCTGAAAAGTTAACTGGGGTTTTGAGGATCCATTTAAACAACAACTGCCTCTGGGACTGCAATGG GTGTTTTTTGtatgtggagatggga TTGACAGAACTTAACCTGGGCAGTAACGTTTTTGAGGAGGTGCCACTGGTCCTGAAGTATCTTCACAGCTTGAAAAAGCTGCATTTATTCAGGGATCAGATTTCCAGACTGCATCCAGAGGTTCTGG aGGGTCTTTCAAACCTTATTGTTCTCAACTtgagccacaacaaaatcaaaatcATTCCTAAAGCTATAAAGAG CCTTTCAAGTTTGGAAAGATTCAGTATTGCAGACAATCAGCTAGAAGAGATTCCTGCTGAGTTGGGGCTGGTAAGCAAGTTGACGGAGATGAATGTAGCCAGGAATAAGCTGAGTGAAATTCCGCAGGAGTTGTGTAAGTTAACACGTCTGAGGAAACTGAGCTTGGCTAGAAACAGTCTCAGAGAGTTACCAGAG GGAATTCTTGGATGGAAAAATCTGAAGATGTTAGATATTGCTGGTAACCATCTGTCTAAGTTTCCAGTTGAT TTCCACATTCTTGAGCTGGAAGAATTA TACTTTGAGAGAAACGACCTCATTCGGTTTGAGCTGTTCACATCCACTCAAGAGGAGGAAGTTCTCTCATTAAAGGTGAGGG CTGCCAGATTCATCCTGAAAGAACATTTAAATAAGTCGTCTACGGTATCCATGGCTTCACTGCTCCTTCCAGATATACAGACGATGCTTTCCCAGTTTGGAAGGTGTGCTGTTTGCTTTGAGCCGTTTCTGACCACCTGGCTGGAGTGTATGCAGTTCATCAACCTGCGAAAG GACATTGGGATGAAAAACTCTCAGACTATTCCAGTCCGAGTGCTACTGTGCTCCTATTCCTGCTTCAACAAAAGCAGCCACTCTTACTACAGTGTCACGAAAGTAAAGCCAGAAGAAGTGCCCTCTCACACTTCGGTTTATAATTCTTGTAATACACGTCTCCTCTAA